A DNA window from Ostrea edulis chromosome 5, xbOstEdul1.1, whole genome shotgun sequence contains the following coding sequences:
- the LOC125651423 gene encoding uncharacterized protein LOC125651423, producing MEETAVKLTVKLKTSETKQFIKTCDVKNSTVTLNSLHENCAALQSEVNGFLTTLVEEERSVSNVNSDSKMDESIEDEDSSEDDEEEEKCSVNSNGPSAKRLKQ from the exons ATGGAAGAGACAGCGGTAAAGTTAACGGTTAAGTTGAAAACAAGTGAAACCAAacaatttataaaaacatgtgACGTCAAAAATTCTACTGTAACCCTCAATAGTCTGCATGAAAACTGTGCTGCATTACAGAGTGAAGTTAATGGTTTCCTTACCACGTTGGTTGAAGAAGAAAGAAGTGTTTCGAATGTAAACAGCGACTCCAAAATGGACG AATCAATTGAAGATGAGGATTCGAGTGAAGACGATGAGGAGGAAGAGAAATGTTCTGTTAACTCCAACGGTCCATCTGCCAAAAGACTGAAACAGTGA